A stretch of the Methanosphaera sp. genome encodes the following:
- the larB gene encoding nickel pincer cofactor biosynthesis protein LarB, whose product MKEILEKLMNGSISMSEAEDELKVMQVQQLGDNVKFDTDREDRIGVPEAVYSQGKTDEDLLNIINNIEIRGNLIVTRLPEARYNSIKNEINDDVLKNSQYFKQASILTLNKIPIEKHQGKVGIITAGTADVPVAEEARITIQQAGFETITSYDVGVAGIHRLLDKITYILEQKVDIIIAVAGMEGALPSVVAGLVDVPIVAVPTSTGYGVGAKGFTALFCMLQSCAPAIATMNIDNGYGAGVYAITTLKQIEKRVANGY is encoded by the coding sequence ATGAAGGAAATTCTTGAAAAACTTATGAATGGTAGTATTTCAATGTCTGAAGCTGAAGATGAACTTAAAGTTATGCAGGTTCAGCAGCTTGGTGATAATGTTAAATTTGACACTGATCGTGAAGATAGAATTGGTGTTCCTGAGGCTGTTTATTCACAGGGAAAAACAGATGAAGACTTACTTAATATCATCAATAATATTGAAATAAGGGGTAATTTAATAGTAACAAGACTACCAGAAGCACGTTATAATAGCATTAAAAATGAAATAAATGATGATGTTCTTAAAAATTCACAGTATTTCAAACAAGCATCTATATTAACACTTAATAAAATACCAATAGAAAAACATCAAGGAAAAGTAGGAATAATAACAGCAGGAACAGCAGATGTACCAGTAGCAGAAGAGGCAAGAATAACAATACAACAGGCAGGATTTGAAACAATAACATCATACGATGTGGGAGTTGCAGGAATACACAGACTACTTGATAAGATAACATATATTCTAGAGCAAAAAGTAGATATAATAATTGCAGTAGCTGGAATGGAAGGAGCACTACCATCTGTTGTTGCAGGACTTGTAGATGTACCAATAGTTGCTGTTCCAACATCAACAGGATATGGAGTTGGTGCGAAAGGATTTACAGCACTCTTTTGTATGCTTCAATCATGTGCACCTGCAATTGCAACAATGAATATAGACAATGGTTATGGTGCAGGAGTATATGCAATAACTACACTAAAACAGATTGAAAAACGAGTAGCAAATGGTTACTAA